A single genomic interval of Acidovorax sp. 1608163 harbors:
- a CDS encoding M48 family metallopeptidase produces the protein MELKYPAGPQAYPEELIKATSSYKRHAWIALLALLGFVAFYFSLSGWFAWKAYALIRASLQAPHQALWLFLGGVASGFVALFMLKAIWFVKRSNMSDLTEITKDEQPELFAFLYRLADEARAPRPRKVFLSARVNAAVFYDLSLLNLIFPSRKNLEIGLPLVNVLNASEFKAVLAHEFGHFAQRSMAVGRWVYVAQQIAGHVVAKRDSLDGFLRSLSSFDIRVAWVGWILSLVVWAIRSVVDTFFKLVLAAERALSREMEFQADKVSVSLTGSDALIHALYRCQSADMAWDRTLAFANAEVRAGRVTADLFEIQSLIIAKLREILDDPTFGEPAQPQGDPSQHRVFQQQMVQPSRMWASHPLNHEREFNAKQIYLPVPLEACSAWTLFRDAESLKLKTCAEMVAAIDPPLPVASREESLAALDAEYGRESYQRVYKGRYLARPVTRYAHVASELYAAEAGAPDATTTGTELYPDSLRADLQQMDRLGEEKSQLLAIQDGVAKAVDGVIRFRGRTLKRKDVGAALQTVESEMKALDTRIVAHDRLCRSTALALARTARSGWESYWLGLLSLVHYAEHMQANIADAHSALANVVSMVTAKRKVNDDERNRLQSHAMELYRLLQEVNAARGSLTLDDATLQRLGSASWSALLGEFNLVAPGLGNIGDWLNVIDSWMRPVAGALGQLRRTALDQLLETERRLRETAGNADAMGDAPAAPNVPKSYSSFTTGQERPLQKKLDWWSRFQVADGWGPGAARLVVAGALSEAFWAWAPPWAPPRCGCTTDWIARSFLK, from the coding sequence ATGGAGCTGAAGTATCCAGCTGGGCCGCAGGCTTACCCAGAGGAATTGATCAAAGCCACTTCGTCTTACAAGCGCCACGCGTGGATTGCGCTGTTGGCGCTACTGGGTTTTGTCGCTTTTTACTTTTCGCTGTCAGGCTGGTTTGCCTGGAAGGCCTATGCGCTGATACGCGCAAGTTTGCAGGCTCCACACCAAGCCCTGTGGCTTTTCTTGGGCGGGGTGGCGTCGGGCTTTGTCGCGCTGTTCATGCTCAAAGCCATTTGGTTCGTCAAACGCAGCAATATGTCTGATCTCACCGAGATCACGAAAGACGAACAACCAGAGCTTTTTGCATTTCTGTACCGCTTGGCCGATGAAGCGCGTGCACCGCGACCACGCAAGGTCTTTCTTTCCGCACGGGTGAATGCGGCCGTTTTTTATGATTTATCGCTGCTGAACCTGATATTCCCATCTCGAAAGAACCTTGAGATTGGGTTACCCCTCGTCAACGTGCTGAACGCCTCTGAATTCAAGGCCGTTCTGGCCCATGAATTCGGGCATTTTGCGCAGCGGTCCATGGCGGTGGGGCGGTGGGTGTATGTCGCTCAGCAAATCGCGGGGCATGTGGTCGCCAAACGCGACAGCCTGGACGGGTTTCTGCGCAGTCTTTCGTCTTTCGATATTCGCGTTGCCTGGGTCGGCTGGATTCTTTCGCTCGTGGTGTGGGCGATCCGGTCCGTGGTGGACACGTTTTTCAAACTCGTTCTGGCGGCAGAACGCGCGCTGTCTCGCGAGATGGAGTTTCAGGCAGACAAGGTGTCTGTCAGCTTGACGGGCAGCGATGCACTCATCCATGCGCTGTACCGCTGCCAGTCCGCCGATATGGCCTGGGACCGAACGCTCGCGTTTGCCAATGCGGAGGTGCGCGCCGGGCGCGTGACGGCCGACTTGTTTGAAATCCAGTCGCTGATCATCGCCAAATTGCGCGAAATTCTGGATGACCCTACCTTCGGTGAGCCTGCGCAGCCGCAAGGTGACCCCAGCCAGCACCGCGTTTTCCAGCAGCAGATGGTGCAACCCTCCCGCATGTGGGCGAGCCATCCGCTCAATCACGAACGGGAATTCAACGCCAAGCAGATTTACCTGCCAGTGCCGCTGGAGGCCTGCTCGGCATGGACATTGTTCAGGGATGCCGAATCGCTCAAGCTCAAGACCTGCGCTGAAATGGTTGCGGCCATCGACCCGCCCCTGCCCGTGGCGAGTCGAGAGGAGTCGCTTGCGGCACTGGATGCGGAATACGGCAGGGAGTCTTATCAGCGCGTTTACAAGGGCCGCTATCTGGCGCGCCCCGTGACCCGGTACGCACATGTAGCGAGCGAACTCTATGCCGCAGAAGCTGGCGCGCCCGATGCAACAACGACAGGCACAGAGCTGTACCCCGATTCGCTGCGTGCCGATCTGCAGCAAATGGACCGGCTTGGTGAGGAGAAGAGCCAACTGCTGGCCATTCAAGACGGCGTGGCCAAGGCCGTTGATGGGGTCATTCGTTTTCGCGGTCGCACGCTGAAGCGCAAAGACGTGGGGGCCGCCTTGCAGACGGTCGAAAGCGAGATGAAAGCGCTGGACACGCGCATCGTCGCGCACGACCGCCTCTGCCGTTCGACGGCCCTGGCACTCGCACGCACAGCACGTTCGGGGTGGGAGAGTTACTGGCTGGGCTTGCTGTCGCTCGTTCACTACGCCGAGCACATGCAGGCCAACATCGCCGACGCACACAGCGCTCTGGCCAATGTGGTGTCTATGGTGACTGCCAAGCGCAAGGTCAATGACGACGAGCGCAACCGCTTGCAAAGCCACGCGATGGAACTGTACCGCCTGCTGCAAGAGGTGAATGCTGCGCGCGGATCATTGACGTTGGACGACGCGACGCTGCAGCGCTTGGGATCGGCCAGTTGGAGCGCACTGCTGGGCGAGTTCAATCTGGTGGCGCCGGGGTTGGGCAACATTGGCGATTGGTTGAATGTGATCGACAGCTGGATGCGGCCCGTTGCTGGCGCGCTGGGACAACTGCGTCGCACTGCGCTGGACCAGTTGCTGGAGACCGAGCGCCGCTTGCGAGAAACCGCAGGCAATGCGGATGCGATGGGGGACGCACCAGCGGCGCCCAATGTGCCCAAAAGCTACAGCAGCTTCACAACAGGTCAAGAGCGGCCTCTGCAAAAAAAGCTCGATTGGTGGTCACGCTTTCAAGTGGCGGATGGGTGGGGCCCAGGCGCCGCCCGATTGGTTGTGGCCGGGGCATTATCGGAAGCATTTTGGGCATGGGCGCCACCGTGGGCACCGCCACGCTGTGGGTGCACAACGGATTGGATCGCAAGGTCGTTTCTCAAGTAG
- the aceF gene encoding dihydrolipoyllysine-residue acetyltransferase, translating into MALVNIQVPDIGDFDEVGVIELLVKVGDTVKAEQSLITVESDKASMEIPSSHAGVVKELKVVLGDKVKQGSVIAVVEAAGVAAAAPEAAAPAPAAAAAPAPVAAPAPVAPVAAAVAGPVEVRVPDIGDFKDVAVIELLVKVGDTIALEQSLFTVESDKASMEIPSPAAGVLKELKVKIGDTVNIGDLMAILEGVASTAAAAPAAPVAAAPAAAPAIAAAAPAVAVATVAAPAAHQPGAGTLGLPHASPSVRKFARELGVPLEEVKGTGPKGRITQDDIQSFTKQVMSGAAQTKAQAAKAPAASGGSGVGLDLLPWPKVDFAKFGPVERKDLSRIKKISGANLHRNWVVIPHVTNHDDADITDLEAFRVQFNKENEKSGVKVTMLAFMIKAAVAALKKFPEFNSSLDGDQLVLKNYFHIGFAADTPNGLVVPVIRDADKKGIVQISQEMGDLAKKARDGKLGPADMTGGCFSISSLGGIGGRYFTPIINAPEVAIMGVCKSTLEPKWDGKQFAPRLMLPLSLSWDHRVIDGASAARFNVYFASLLADFRRIVM; encoded by the coding sequence ATGGCATTGGTCAACATTCAAGTCCCGGACATCGGGGATTTCGATGAAGTCGGCGTGATCGAGTTGCTCGTGAAAGTGGGCGACACCGTCAAGGCCGAGCAATCGCTCATCACAGTGGAGTCCGACAAGGCCTCCATGGAGATCCCCTCCAGCCACGCTGGCGTGGTCAAGGAACTCAAGGTGGTTCTGGGCGACAAGGTCAAACAAGGCTCGGTGATTGCTGTGGTTGAAGCCGCAGGTGTGGCAGCGGCCGCCCCTGAGGCTGCAGCACCAGCTCCCGCAGCGGCTGCGGCGCCCGCCCCGGTGGCGGCCCCAGCACCTGTGGCCCCCGTGGCTGCGGCCGTTGCAGGCCCCGTGGAAGTGCGCGTGCCTGACATCGGCGATTTCAAGGACGTGGCCGTCATTGAGTTGCTGGTCAAGGTGGGCGACACCATCGCTCTGGAGCAATCGCTCTTCACCGTCGAATCGGACAAGGCCTCCATGGAGATCCCTTCGCCCGCCGCAGGCGTGCTCAAGGAGCTCAAGGTCAAGATCGGTGACACCGTGAACATCGGTGATCTGATGGCCATCCTCGAAGGTGTGGCCAGCACTGCGGCGGCAGCCCCTGCCGCGCCCGTCGCTGCGGCACCGGCAGCAGCCCCAGCCATTGCTGCTGCAGCCCCCGCTGTGGCCGTGGCCACCGTGGCTGCGCCAGCGGCGCATCAGCCAGGCGCAGGCACGCTGGGCCTGCCCCACGCCAGCCCCTCGGTGCGCAAGTTCGCTCGCGAGCTGGGTGTGCCACTCGAAGAAGTCAAGGGCACCGGCCCCAAGGGTCGCATTACGCAAGACGACATCCAGAGCTTTACCAAGCAAGTGATGAGCGGCGCTGCGCAAACCAAGGCCCAGGCCGCCAAGGCACCCGCTGCCAGCGGTGGCTCCGGCGTCGGTCTGGACCTGCTGCCCTGGCCCAAGGTCGACTTCGCCAAGTTCGGCCCGGTGGAGCGCAAGGACCTTTCGCGCATCAAGAAAATCAGCGGTGCCAACCTGCACCGCAACTGGGTCGTCATCCCGCACGTCACCAACCACGACGACGCGGACATCACCGACCTCGAAGCCTTCCGCGTGCAGTTCAACAAGGAAAACGAGAAGAGTGGCGTCAAGGTCACCATGCTCGCCTTCATGATCAAGGCCGCCGTGGCCGCGCTCAAGAAGTTCCCCGAGTTCAACAGCTCGCTCGACGGCGACCAACTGGTGCTCAAGAACTACTTCCACATCGGCTTTGCGGCCGATACGCCCAACGGCCTCGTTGTGCCCGTCATCCGCGATGCAGACAAGAAGGGCATCGTCCAAATCTCGCAAGAGATGGGCGACCTGGCCAAGAAGGCGCGCGACGGCAAGCTGGGCCCGGCCGACATGACCGGTGGCTGCTTCTCCATCAGCTCGCTGGGCGGTATTGGTGGTCGTTACTTCACGCCCATCATCAACGCCCCCGAAGTCGCCATCATGGGCGTGTGCAAGAGCACCCTGGAGCCCAAGTGGGACGGCAAGCAATTCGCACCGCGTCTCATGCTGCCACTGAGCCTGAGTTGGGACCACCGCGTGATCGACGGCGCCAGCGCCGCGCGCTTCAATGTGTACTTTGCCTCGCTGCTGGCGGACTTCCGCCGCATCGTGATGTAA
- the lpdA gene encoding dihydrolipoyl dehydrogenase → MAIIDIKVPDIGDFAEVAIIEVLVKPGDTIKAEQSLITVESDKASMEIPSSHAGVVKELKVKLGDKIAEGAVVLTLEVQGAAAAAPVAAPAPAAPVAAASEPKSAPAPAPQAQAAINPVASSFAGAADLECDVLVLGGGPGGYSAAFRAADLGLKVVIVERYATLGGVCLNVGCIPSKALLHVAAVMDEVSHLSAAGIDFGAPKVNVDMLRGHKEKVIGKLTGGLAAMAKMRKVTTVRGYGAFVGANHVEVEETTGTGQEKTGTKKVIAFKKAIIAAGSQAVRLPFMPDDPRVVDSTGALALKEVPKRMLILGGGIIGLEMGTVYSTLGARLDVVEMMDGLMQGADRDLVKIWQKMNAPRFDNIMLKTKTVGAKATPEGIEVTFAAAEEGGTAPAPQVYDLVLQAVGRTPNGKKIAADKAGVAVTDRGFINVDIQMRTNVPHIFAIGDIVGQPMLAHKAVHEAHVAAEVIAGELQGNKELAAAAFNARVIPSVAYTDPEVAWVGLTEDQAKAQGIKVKKGLFPWTASGRAIANGRDEGVTKLLFDDSPEAHGHGKILGGGIVGTHAGDMIGEIALAIEMGADAVDIGKTIHPHPTLGESIGMAAEIAHGSCTDVPPARK, encoded by the coding sequence ATGGCAATCATCGACATCAAGGTGCCCGACATCGGCGACTTCGCCGAAGTGGCCATCATCGAAGTGCTGGTTAAACCCGGCGACACCATCAAGGCCGAGCAAAGCCTTATCACCGTGGAGTCTGACAAGGCCTCCATGGAGATCCCCTCCAGCCACGCTGGCGTGGTCAAAGAGCTGAAAGTGAAGCTGGGCGACAAAATCGCCGAAGGCGCCGTGGTGCTGACGCTGGAAGTGCAGGGCGCTGCCGCTGCAGCCCCTGTTGCGGCCCCCGCACCAGCGGCACCTGTGGCTGCGGCATCTGAGCCAAAATCGGCTCCAGCGCCCGCCCCACAAGCGCAAGCAGCTATCAATCCAGTAGCATCCAGCTTTGCTGGCGCGGCCGACCTGGAGTGCGACGTGCTCGTGCTGGGCGGTGGCCCTGGCGGCTACAGCGCAGCCTTCCGCGCGGCCGATCTGGGCCTCAAGGTCGTCATCGTCGAACGTTACGCAACGCTCGGTGGCGTGTGCCTGAACGTGGGCTGCATCCCGTCCAAGGCGCTGCTGCACGTGGCCGCCGTCATGGACGAGGTCAGCCATCTGTCCGCCGCAGGCATTGACTTTGGCGCCCCCAAGGTCAACGTCGACATGCTGCGCGGCCACAAGGAAAAGGTCATCGGCAAGCTGACCGGTGGCCTGGCCGCCATGGCCAAAATGCGCAAGGTCACCACCGTGCGCGGCTACGGGGCCTTTGTGGGCGCCAACCATGTCGAGGTCGAAGAAACCACCGGCACGGGCCAGGAGAAGACGGGCACCAAGAAGGTCATTGCCTTCAAGAAGGCCATCATCGCCGCTGGCAGCCAGGCCGTGCGCCTGCCCTTCATGCCCGACGATCCACGCGTGGTCGACTCCACCGGCGCCCTGGCGCTCAAGGAAGTCCCCAAGCGCATGCTCATCCTGGGCGGCGGCATCATCGGCCTGGAAATGGGCACCGTGTACAGCACCCTGGGCGCGCGCCTGGACGTGGTCGAAATGATGGACGGCCTGATGCAGGGTGCCGACCGCGACCTCGTCAAGATCTGGCAGAAGATGAACGCCCCGCGCTTCGACAACATCATGCTCAAGACCAAGACGGTGGGGGCCAAGGCCACGCCTGAAGGCATTGAAGTGACGTTTGCCGCAGCGGAAGAGGGCGGCACCGCCCCCGCGCCCCAGGTCTACGACCTGGTCCTGCAGGCCGTGGGCCGCACGCCCAACGGCAAGAAGATCGCCGCCGATAAGGCTGGCGTGGCTGTCACAGACCGTGGCTTCATCAACGTCGACATCCAGATGCGCACCAACGTGCCGCACATCTTCGCCATCGGCGACATCGTGGGCCAGCCCATGCTGGCGCACAAGGCGGTGCATGAAGCGCACGTGGCGGCTGAAGTCATCGCCGGTGAACTGCAGGGCAACAAGGAACTGGCAGCCGCTGCCTTCAATGCCCGGGTGATTCCGTCGGTGGCCTATACCGACCCCGAAGTGGCATGGGTCGGCCTGACGGAAGACCAAGCCAAGGCCCAAGGCATCAAGGTCAAGAAGGGCCTGTTCCCCTGGACGGCCTCCGGCCGCGCCATTGCCAACGGCCGCGACGAGGGCGTGACCAAGCTGCTGTTCGACGACTCGCCCGAGGCCCACGGCCACGGCAAGATCCTGGGTGGCGGCATCGTGGGCACCCATGCGGGCGACATGATCGGCGAAATCGCGCTGGCCATTGAGATGGGCGCCGACGCGGTGGACATCGGCAAGACCATCCACCCGCACCCCACGCTGGGCGAAAGCATCGGCATGGCGGCAGAGATTGCGCACGGCAGCTGCACGGACGTGCCGCCCGCACGCAAGTAA
- the aceE gene encoding pyruvate dehydrogenase (acetyl-transferring), homodimeric type, protein MSAQPDPKAGLGIGTDADQQETREWMDALSAVIEKEGAERAHSLLEQLLEHARQSSIDMPFSANTGYVNTIEPDKEAHCPGNIAIEKRLRAYMRWNAMAMVVRANRLNPADGGDLGGHIGSFASVASMFGAGFNHFWHAASEDHGGDLLYIQGHSAPGIYARAYLEGRLSEEQLDSFRQEVDGKGLSSYPHPKLMPEFWQFPTVSMGLGPLMAIYQARFLKYLHARGIANTENRKVWVFCGDGEMDEPESLGAIGLAARENLDNLVFVINCNLQRLDGPVRGNGKIVQELEGEFRGAGWNVIKLLWGNGWDTLLARDKTGKLKQLMMETLDGDYQAMKANDGAFVRKNFFGKYPETAKLVEHMTDEEIFELRRGGHEPAKVYAAFHAANAHKNQPTVLLVKTVKGYGMGKAGEGKNTVHQTKKLSDEDIKYIRDRFAIPIPDSQLADIPYYKPADDTPEMRYLQERRKALGGYLPKRLPKADEHFTVPSLDTFKAVLEPTAEGREISTTQAYVRFLTQLLRDQALGPRVVPILVDEARTFGMEGLFRQIGIYNPKGQLYTPVDRDQVMYYREDKAGQILQEGINEAGGMASWIAAATSYSTNNRIMIPFYVYYSMFGFQRIGDLAWAAGDMQARGFLLGGTSGRTTLNGEGLQHEDGHSHILANTIPNCVSYDPTFAHEVGVIMHHGLKRMVERQENVFYYLTLLNENYPMPGLQPGTEEQIIKGMYLCKPGADGNKRVQLLGSGTILRESLEAQTLLAADWGVQADVWSCPSFNELTREGQDADRWNLLHPLETPRVPFVTQQLGSRSGPMVASTDYMKAYAEQIRPFVPKGRTYRVLGTDGFGRSDFRSKLREHFEVNRHYIVIAALKALADDGVVPVAKVAEAIAKYGINADKINPLYA, encoded by the coding sequence ATGTCAGCTCAGCCCGACCCAAAGGCCGGCCTCGGTATCGGCACCGACGCAGACCAGCAGGAAACCCGCGAATGGATGGATGCCCTGTCCGCCGTCATTGAAAAAGAGGGCGCTGAGCGTGCCCACTCCCTGCTCGAACAACTGCTGGAACACGCCCGCCAGAGCAGCATTGACATGCCGTTCTCTGCCAACACCGGCTATGTGAACACCATTGAGCCTGACAAAGAGGCCCACTGCCCCGGCAACATCGCCATCGAAAAGCGCCTGCGCGCCTACATGCGCTGGAACGCCATGGCCATGGTGGTGCGCGCCAACCGCCTGAACCCCGCCGACGGTGGCGATCTGGGCGGCCACATCGGCTCCTTCGCCTCGGTGGCCAGCATGTTCGGTGCGGGCTTCAACCACTTCTGGCATGCCGCCAGCGAAGACCACGGCGGTGACCTGCTGTACATCCAGGGCCACAGCGCGCCCGGCATCTATGCCCGCGCCTACCTCGAAGGCCGCCTGAGCGAAGAGCAGCTCGACAGCTTCCGCCAGGAAGTGGACGGCAAGGGCCTGTCCAGCTACCCGCATCCCAAGCTGATGCCCGAGTTCTGGCAGTTCCCCACGGTGTCCATGGGCTTGGGCCCGCTGATGGCCATCTACCAGGCCCGCTTCCTCAAGTACCTGCACGCCCGTGGCATTGCCAACACCGAAAACCGCAAGGTCTGGGTGTTCTGCGGCGACGGCGAGATGGACGAACCCGAATCGCTGGGCGCCATCGGCCTGGCCGCGCGTGAAAACCTCGACAACCTGGTGTTCGTCATCAACTGCAACCTGCAGCGCCTGGACGGCCCGGTGCGGGGCAACGGCAAGATCGTGCAAGAGCTCGAAGGCGAATTCCGCGGCGCAGGCTGGAACGTCATCAAGCTGCTGTGGGGCAATGGCTGGGACACCTTGCTGGCCCGCGACAAGACCGGCAAGCTCAAGCAGCTGATGATGGAAACCCTGGACGGCGACTACCAGGCCATGAAGGCCAACGACGGTGCCTTCGTTCGCAAGAACTTCTTTGGCAAGTACCCCGAGACCGCCAAGCTCGTCGAGCACATGACCGACGAAGAGATCTTCGAGCTGCGCCGCGGCGGCCATGAGCCCGCCAAGGTGTACGCCGCCTTCCACGCTGCCAACGCGCACAAGAACCAGCCCACCGTGCTGCTGGTCAAGACCGTGAAGGGCTACGGCATGGGCAAGGCCGGTGAAGGCAAGAACACCGTGCACCAGACCAAGAAGCTGTCGGACGAAGACATCAAGTACATCCGCGACCGCTTCGCGATCCCGATCCCGGACAGCCAACTGGCCGACATCCCTTACTACAAGCCGGCTGACGACACGCCGGAAATGCGCTATCTGCAAGAGCGCCGCAAGGCCCTGGGCGGCTACCTGCCCAAGCGCCTGCCCAAGGCAGACGAGCACTTCACCGTTCCATCGCTGGACACCTTCAAGGCCGTGCTGGAGCCCACCGCCGAAGGCCGTGAAATCTCCACAACCCAGGCCTACGTGCGTTTCCTGACGCAACTGCTGCGCGACCAGGCCCTGGGCCCACGCGTGGTGCCCATCCTGGTGGACGAAGCCCGCACGTTTGGTATGGAAGGCCTGTTCCGCCAGATCGGTATCTACAACCCCAAGGGCCAGCTGTACACCCCGGTGGACCGCGACCAGGTGATGTACTACCGCGAAGACAAGGCTGGCCAGATCCTGCAAGAAGGCATCAACGAAGCCGGCGGCATGGCCAGCTGGATTGCCGCAGCCACCAGCTACAGCACGAACAACCGGATCATGATCCCGTTCTACGTGTACTACTCGATGTTCGGCTTCCAGCGCATTGGCGATCTGGCCTGGGCAGCGGGCGACATGCAGGCGCGTGGCTTCTTGCTGGGCGGTACCTCGGGCCGCACCACGCTCAACGGCGAAGGCTTGCAGCACGAAGACGGTCACAGCCACATCCTGGCCAACACCATTCCCAACTGCGTGAGCTACGACCCCACCTTCGCCCACGAAGTCGGCGTGATCATGCACCATGGCCTCAAGCGCATGGTCGAGCGCCAGGAAAACGTCTTCTACTACCTGACGCTGCTGAACGAAAACTACCCCATGCCTGGCCTGCAGCCCGGCACGGAAGAGCAGATCATCAAGGGCATGTACCTGTGCAAGCCCGGTGCAGACGGCAACAAGCGCGTGCAACTGCTGGGCTCGGGCACCATCCTGCGTGAATCGCTGGAAGCCCAGACCCTGCTGGCCGCCGACTGGGGTGTGCAAGCCGACGTGTGGAGCTGCCCAAGCTTCAACGAGCTGACCCGCGAAGGCCAGGACGCTGACCGCTGGAACCTGCTGCACCCGCTGGAAACCCCACGCGTGCCATTCGTCACGCAGCAACTGGGCAGCCGCAGCGGCCCCATGGTGGCGTCGACCGACTACATGAAGGCCTACGCTGAGCAGATTCGCCCCTTCGTTCCCAAGGGCCGCACCTACCGCGTGCTGGGCACCGACGGCTTTGGCCGCAGCGACTTCCGCAGCAAGCTGCGCGAGCACTTCGAGGTGAACCGCCACTACATCGTGATCGCCGCCCTGAAGGCACTGGCAGACGATGGCGTGGTGCCCGTGGCCAAGGTGGCCGAAGCGATTGCCAAGTACGGCATCAACGCTGACAAGATCAACCCGCTGTACGCGTAA
- a CDS encoding DUF3079 domain-containing protein gives MAVKKFPKAPAHPERVCWGCNLYCPAKDMRCGNGSDRTQHPAELFGDDWDQWGLDADAEEKSANSLSASPREPNT, from the coding sequence ATGGCAGTCAAGAAGTTTCCCAAAGCCCCCGCCCACCCCGAGCGGGTGTGTTGGGGCTGCAACCTCTACTGCCCCGCCAAAGACATGCGCTGTGGCAATGGCTCCGACCGCACGCAACACCCTGCGGAATTGTTCGGGGACGACTGGGATCAGTGGGGGCTGGATGCTGACGCTGAGGAAAAGTCGGCCAATAGCCTCAGTGCCAGTCCCCGCGAGCCAAACACCTGA